In Acidaminococcus fermentans DSM 20731, one genomic interval encodes:
- the purE gene encoding 5-(carboxyamino)imidazole ribonucleotide mutase, whose product MKVAIIMGSNSDWPVLEPAEKVLKDFGVEVEVVVASAHRTPELVKEFAAGARDRGVEAIIAAAGAAAHLGGVIAAYTTLPVIGIPINATPLNGMDSLLSFVQMPSGIPVATMAINGAKNAAIFAVEILAGAHPELVQKLADFRARMQEEVKAKGEKLAAARAAAAKA is encoded by the coding sequence ATGAAAGTAGCAATTATCATGGGAAGCAATTCGGACTGGCCGGTGCTGGAACCTGCGGAAAAAGTCCTGAAGGATTTCGGCGTGGAAGTGGAAGTGGTGGTGGCCAGTGCCCACCGGACTCCGGAACTGGTAAAGGAATTCGCCGCCGGTGCCCGTGACCGGGGTGTGGAAGCCATCATCGCCGCTGCCGGGGCCGCTGCCCACCTGGGCGGGGTCATTGCCGCCTACACCACCCTGCCGGTGATCGGCATTCCCATCAATGCTACTCCCCTGAACGGGATGGATTCCCTGCTGAGCTTCGTCCAGATGCCTTCCGGCATCCCGGTGGCCACCATGGCCATCAACGGAGCCAAGAACGCCGCCATCTTCGCAGTGGAGATCCTGGCCGGTGCCCATCCGGAACTGGTGCAGAAACTGGCGGATTTCAGAGCCAGGATGCAGGAAGAAGTGAAGGCCAAAGGGGAAAAACTGGCTGCTGCCAGAGCCGCCGCTGCCAAAGCATAA
- the purN gene encoding phosphoribosylglycinamide formyltransferase: MTKRKIGVLVSGRGSNFQAVADKIKKENLPIEIAVVISDSPEAYALERAEKMGIPHYAIARQDYVDKPSFEAAIDKTLREAGVELVVLAGFMRILSGDFVNSWYHRIINIHPALLPSFTGLDAQGQALNYGVKIAGCTVHFVDAGMDTGPIIMQAAVPVLDEDTHDTLAARILVQEHTILPEVVKLWAEDRLTVNGRKVKIRK, from the coding sequence GTGACTAAGCGGAAAATCGGGGTGCTGGTCAGCGGCCGGGGAAGCAATTTCCAGGCCGTGGCCGACAAGATCAAAAAAGAGAACCTCCCCATCGAGATCGCCGTGGTGATCAGCGACAGCCCGGAAGCCTATGCCCTGGAACGGGCGGAAAAAATGGGCATCCCCCATTATGCCATTGCCCGCCAGGACTATGTGGACAAGCCGTCCTTTGAAGCGGCCATCGACAAGACTCTCCGGGAAGCGGGAGTGGAACTGGTGGTGCTGGCCGGGTTCATGCGGATCCTCAGCGGGGATTTCGTGAATTCCTGGTACCACAGGATCATCAACATCCATCCGGCCCTGCTGCCGTCCTTTACCGGGCTGGACGCCCAGGGACAGGCCCTGAACTACGGGGTGAAGATCGCCGGCTGCACCGTCCACTTTGTGGATGCCGGGATGGATACGGGGCCCATCATCATGCAGGCTGCCGTGCCGGTGCTGGACGAAGATACCCATGATACCCTGGCTGCCCGGATCCTGGTCCAGGAACATACCATCCTGCCGGAAGTGGTGAAGCTGTGGGCGGAAGACCGGCTGACCGTGAATGGCCGGAAAGTGAAAATCCGGAAATAA
- the purM gene encoding phosphoribosylformylglycinamidine cyclo-ligase — protein MSEKKVITYADAGVDIDAGNKAVELMKDSVRATYRPEVIGDLGGFGGLFALGNKYQDPVLVSGTDGVGTKLKIAFMMDRHDTIGQDAVAMCVNDILVQGAEPLFFLDYIATAKVESQKIADIVKGVANACKESGCALIGGETAEMAGFYAKDEYDIAGFSVGVVERSKMITGEKVKAGDVLLGLPSTGVHSNGFSLVRKICFEAQGFSVDTYIPEFGKTLGEELLTPTRLYPRTILPMIKKFDLHGMVHITGGGFYDNIPRILPEDCDAEVHADAWEVPAVFKKLQEWGNVPVKEMYRTFNMGVGMVLVVDPSEADAVRAHLKENGETFYELGQVVPGNRKTVMKGGVFGD, from the coding sequence GTGAGCGAGAAAAAGGTCATTACATACGCAGATGCAGGAGTGGACATCGACGCCGGCAACAAGGCTGTGGAACTGATGAAGGACAGCGTCCGGGCCACCTACCGTCCGGAAGTCATCGGGGATCTGGGGGGCTTCGGGGGCCTGTTCGCCCTGGGGAACAAATACCAGGATCCGGTGCTGGTTTCCGGTACCGACGGGGTTGGCACCAAGCTGAAGATCGCCTTCATGATGGACCGGCACGACACCATCGGCCAGGACGCCGTGGCCATGTGCGTCAATGATATCCTGGTCCAGGGGGCGGAACCTCTGTTCTTCCTGGATTACATCGCCACCGCCAAGGTGGAATCCCAGAAAATCGCCGACATCGTCAAAGGGGTGGCCAATGCCTGCAAGGAAAGCGGCTGCGCTCTGATCGGCGGGGAAACCGCTGAAATGGCCGGGTTCTATGCCAAGGACGAATACGACATCGCCGGCTTCAGCGTGGGCGTTGTGGAACGGAGCAAGATGATCACCGGGGAGAAGGTAAAGGCCGGAGACGTGCTGCTGGGCCTGCCTTCCACCGGGGTCCATTCCAACGGGTTCTCCCTGGTCCGGAAGATCTGCTTCGAAGCCCAGGGCTTCAGCGTGGATACCTACATCCCGGAATTCGGCAAGACCCTGGGTGAGGAACTGCTGACTCCCACCCGGCTGTATCCCAGGACCATCCTGCCCATGATCAAAAAATTCGACCTCCACGGCATGGTCCACATCACCGGGGGCGGCTTCTACGACAACATTCCCCGGATCCTGCCGGAAGACTGCGATGCGGAAGTCCATGCAGACGCCTGGGAAGTGCCCGCCGTGTTCAAGAAGCTCCAGGAATGGGGCAATGTGCCGGTGAAGGAAATGTACCGGACCTTCAATATGGGTGTGGGGATGGTACTGGTGGTGGATCCGTCTGAAGCGGACGCCGTCCGGGCCCATCTGAAAGAAAACGGGGAAACCTTCTACGAACTGGGCCAGGTGGTGCCCGGGAACAGGAAGACCGTCATGAAAGGCGGGGTTTTCGGTGACTAA
- a CDS encoding endonuclease MutS2, with translation MAKFAVNTLEFDKVKILLADQAGTSLGRKLALDLVSSSRFEQVKLAQEETAEAVQLLDEGKRLPLGGMTDISPLVKRTRVGSILEPEDFKAIGDTIDGLRHLKQFLLEDTENAPALRDYGPQLGDFSRLSKQLSSALDEKGNIKDNASVKLQGLRTGILAAKNRVKDKLNSLLHDPNNQKYFQDALVTMREDRYVIPIKQEYRLNFPGVVHDQSASGATLFVEPMAVVNLNNDIKKYRLEEQAEVERILRTLTGHVGSEAENILSSLDIAAQVDLIGAKAALAQKLHCCRPMMILQQRLRITQGRHPLLDQEKVVPLDINLGDDFTTLLITGPNTGGKTVALKTVGVFALMAQAGMFVPAREAILPVFGGVYADIGDEQSIEQSLSTFSGHMKNMISILDEVREGDLVLVDEVCVGTDPTEGAALAMAMIEYLYKKKVLTIMTTHYSELKTFAYEHEGMENASVEFDPETLRPTYKLLMGVPGSSNAFYISKRLGLPQGILDEARTFIGEGHSNMERVLQNLEGERREYESRKDEISALQREAEYLKNELTRQKQDLEKSRNAILRKAREQADELYRNARRESTSILKELRANQDMVESRKVEQLAELSRKVLNKNFSIDGKPMPEGQGLTSGNAAVGKKVYVKKIGQSGTIVALNGKEVTVRIGIMKMNLKLKDCLLLKEAPSQPRSTHRTLKKSTSQGHNLFVKKAQDATVQIDVRGKTVDEAIPYVDKAIDDALLAGMDRFRLVHGKGTGMLRKGLLEYLDQHPNVLKTEMAPLNEGGFGATIVWVK, from the coding sequence ATGGCGAAATTTGCTGTCAATACATTGGAATTCGACAAAGTGAAAATCCTGCTGGCGGACCAGGCCGGCACCTCCCTGGGCCGGAAACTGGCCCTGGATCTGGTGAGCTCCAGCCGGTTCGAGCAGGTGAAACTGGCCCAGGAGGAAACCGCCGAAGCCGTCCAGCTGCTGGACGAAGGGAAACGGCTGCCCCTGGGGGGCATGACGGACATCAGCCCCCTGGTGAAACGGACCCGGGTGGGGAGCATCCTGGAGCCGGAAGACTTCAAGGCCATCGGGGACACCATCGACGGTCTCCGTCATCTGAAGCAGTTCCTGCTGGAAGATACGGAAAACGCCCCGGCCCTCCGGGATTACGGTCCCCAGCTGGGGGATTTCTCCCGGCTCAGCAAGCAGCTGTCCAGCGCCCTGGATGAAAAGGGCAACATCAAGGACAATGCTTCCGTGAAGCTCCAGGGCCTGCGCACCGGGATCCTGGCAGCCAAGAACCGGGTGAAGGACAAGCTGAACAGCCTGCTCCACGACCCCAACAACCAGAAATACTTCCAGGATGCCCTGGTGACCATGCGGGAAGACCGGTACGTGATCCCCATCAAACAGGAATACCGGCTGAACTTCCCCGGGGTGGTCCATGACCAGAGCGCCAGCGGGGCCACCCTGTTCGTGGAACCCATGGCGGTGGTGAACCTGAACAACGACATCAAGAAATACCGGCTGGAGGAACAGGCGGAAGTGGAACGGATCCTCCGGACCCTCACCGGCCACGTGGGCAGCGAGGCGGAAAACATCCTCAGCTCCCTGGACATCGCCGCCCAGGTGGATCTGATCGGGGCCAAGGCGGCCCTGGCCCAGAAGCTCCACTGCTGCCGGCCCATGATGATCCTCCAGCAGCGGCTGCGGATCACCCAGGGACGCCATCCTCTCCTGGACCAGGAAAAGGTGGTGCCCCTGGACATCAACCTGGGAGACGATTTCACCACCCTTTTGATCACCGGTCCCAACACCGGGGGCAAGACCGTGGCCTTGAAGACCGTGGGGGTGTTCGCCCTCATGGCCCAGGCGGGGATGTTCGTCCCGGCCAGAGAAGCCATCCTGCCGGTGTTCGGGGGCGTCTATGCGGATATCGGGGATGAACAGAGCATCGAACAGAGCCTGTCCACCTTCTCCGGCCACATGAAGAACATGATCTCCATCCTGGACGAAGTCCGGGAAGGGGACCTGGTGCTGGTGGATGAAGTGTGCGTGGGCACCGACCCCACCGAAGGGGCGGCCCTGGCCATGGCCATGATCGAGTATCTGTACAAGAAGAAGGTGCTCACCATCATGACCACCCACTACAGCGAACTGAAGACCTTTGCCTACGAGCATGAAGGCATGGAAAACGCCAGCGTGGAATTCGATCCGGAAACCCTGCGGCCCACCTACAAGCTGCTCATGGGAGTGCCCGGCAGTTCCAACGCCTTCTACATCAGCAAGAGGCTGGGGCTGCCTCAGGGGATCCTGGACGAGGCCAGGACCTTCATCGGGGAAGGCCACAGCAATATGGAACGGGTGCTCCAGAACCTGGAAGGGGAGCGCCGGGAATACGAAAGCCGGAAGGACGAGATTTCCGCCCTCCAGCGGGAAGCGGAATACCTGAAGAACGAACTGACCCGGCAGAAACAGGATCTGGAAAAGAGCCGGAACGCCATCCTCCGGAAGGCCCGGGAACAGGCGGACGAACTGTACCGGAACGCCCGGCGGGAATCCACCTCCATCCTGAAGGAACTCCGGGCCAACCAGGACATGGTGGAAAGCCGGAAGGTGGAACAGCTGGCGGAACTGTCCCGGAAGGTGCTGAACAAGAACTTCTCCATTGACGGGAAGCCCATGCCCGAAGGCCAGGGGCTCACCAGCGGCAATGCGGCGGTGGGCAAGAAGGTGTACGTGAAGAAGATCGGCCAGAGCGGCACCATTGTGGCCCTCAACGGCAAGGAAGTTACGGTGCGGATCGGGATCATGAAGATGAACCTGAAGCTGAAGGACTGCCTGCTGCTGAAGGAAGCTCCCAGCCAGCCCAGGAGTACCCACCGGACCCTGAAGAAGAGTACCAGCCAGGGCCACAACCTGTTTGTGAAGAAGGCCCAGGATGCCACGGTACAGATCGATGTCCGGGGCAAAACCGTGGATGAGGCCATCCCCTATGTGGACAAGGCCATCGACGACGCCCTGCTGGCCGGGATGGACCGGTTCCGTCTGGTCCACGGGAAGGGCACCGGCATGCTCCGGAAAGGCCTCCTGGAATACCTGGACCAGCACCCCAATGTGCTGAAAACAGAAATGGCCCCCCTGAACGAAGGGGGCTTCGGCGCCACCATTGTGTGGGTGAAATGA
- the purF gene encoding amidophosphoribosyltransferase has translation MGDNFFAEDKLHEECGVFGIYSKKDDVALNTYWGLFALQHRGQESAGIAVTDGRHMHIKKGMGLVNDVFKDGLKGLDGYIAAGHVRYSTTGASMPYNVQPLKVFYDGGNLAMSHNGNLTNAAELRKELAADGVVFQTTIDSEVVLSLIARSRKKTLPERVAEAADTIKGAFAILIMNDSQLIAFRDPYGFRPLCLGRLDHGWVVASETCALDLVGAHYVRDVKPGEMIVIDDEEAEPRSIMYSTCKPAHCAHCIFEYVYFARPDSIIDGESVYQARLNMGRILARETKDIKADVVISVPDSGTPAAIGYGLEAGIPFVEGLTKNKYIGRTFIQPTQKQRLNAVRLKLNANRSLVAGKSVVMVDDSIVRGTTSGKIVQLLRDAGATAIHVCISSPPVMDSCFYGIDTSERKELIAASKTEEEIRQYIKADSLHYITMEGLRASLSVLKPDDMCYACFNSHYPDGADKEMKKGSKLQFELGC, from the coding sequence ATGGGGGACAACTTTTTTGCAGAAGACAAGCTCCATGAAGAATGCGGGGTCTTCGGCATCTATTCCAAAAAAGACGATGTGGCACTGAACACCTACTGGGGGCTGTTCGCCCTCCAGCACAGAGGCCAGGAAAGCGCCGGCATTGCCGTTACTGACGGCCGGCACATGCACATCAAAAAGGGCATGGGCCTGGTGAACGATGTGTTCAAAGACGGCCTGAAGGGCCTGGACGGTTACATCGCCGCCGGCCATGTGCGCTATTCCACCACCGGCGCCAGCATGCCCTACAATGTACAGCCCCTGAAGGTGTTCTACGACGGGGGCAACCTGGCCATGAGCCACAACGGCAACCTGACCAACGCGGCGGAACTGCGGAAGGAACTGGCTGCGGACGGGGTGGTGTTCCAGACCACTATCGACAGTGAAGTGGTGCTGAGCCTGATCGCCCGGAGCCGGAAGAAGACCCTGCCGGAACGGGTGGCGGAAGCCGCCGACACCATCAAGGGGGCATTTGCCATCCTGATCATGAACGACAGCCAGCTGATCGCCTTCCGGGATCCCTACGGGTTCCGGCCCCTGTGCCTGGGCCGTCTGGACCATGGATGGGTGGTGGCCAGTGAAACCTGCGCCCTGGATCTGGTGGGGGCCCATTATGTGCGGGATGTGAAGCCCGGGGAAATGATCGTCATCGACGACGAAGAAGCGGAACCCAGAAGCATCATGTACAGCACCTGCAAACCGGCCCACTGTGCCCACTGCATCTTCGAATACGTGTATTTTGCCCGTCCGGACAGCATCATCGACGGGGAAAGCGTGTATCAGGCCCGTCTGAACATGGGCCGGATCCTGGCACGGGAAACCAAAGACATCAAAGCGGACGTGGTGATTTCCGTCCCGGATTCCGGGACTCCCGCCGCCATCGGCTACGGTCTGGAAGCGGGGATCCCCTTTGTGGAAGGGCTCACCAAGAACAAATACATCGGCCGGACCTTCATCCAGCCCACCCAGAAACAGCGGCTCAACGCGGTGCGGCTGAAACTGAACGCCAACCGGAGCCTGGTGGCGGGCAAATCCGTGGTGATGGTGGACGACTCCATCGTTCGGGGCACCACCAGCGGGAAAATCGTCCAGCTGCTCCGGGATGCGGGAGCCACCGCCATCCATGTGTGCATCAGCTCTCCTCCTGTGATGGATTCCTGCTTCTACGGCATCGACACTTCCGAACGGAAGGAACTGATCGCCGCCAGCAAGACCGAAGAGGAAATCCGCCAGTACATCAAGGCGGACAGCCTGCACTACATCACCATGGAAGGGCTCCGGGCCAGCCTGTCCGTGCTGAAGCCCGATGACATGTGCTATGCCTGCTTCAACTCCCATTATCCGGATGGAGCAGATAAAGAAATGAAAAAAGGATCCAAATTACAGTTTGAACTGGGTTGCTAA